A part of Kitasatospora acidiphila genomic DNA contains:
- a CDS encoding NmrA family NAD(P)-binding protein: MTHVLVVGGTGAMGSHVIRHLLATTDATVTVPTRHPESAHATELTASAPDRVRLVHSDPAALEVLLGTADRVFANTDFFATGSAVGEYRQGLHLLAAAERAGVERFIWSSLDSAVSLTGHPVPHFDSKAAVAAHIDLMRSEEMLRKETDGWYTDHVSVLTTAPYFENLRDRLTPRPDDRGGLTFRLPLGTAHYPLVALDDIAWFACHIFDNWQSWGARDLAVIGDSLTGDEIAATFARVTGTPSTYIPMPHDDLRAAVPDFGHDYAAMFQFFADRDLYARDRDINLLRRLHPDLMTFEDWLHHTGWTGRPPTV, translated from the coding sequence ATGACCCACGTCCTCGTCGTCGGCGGCACCGGAGCCATGGGCAGCCACGTGATCCGCCACCTGCTGGCCACCACCGACGCCACCGTCACCGTCCCCACCCGCCACCCGGAGTCCGCCCACGCCACCGAACTCACCGCCAGCGCGCCCGACCGCGTGCGACTGGTCCACTCCGACCCGGCGGCCCTCGAGGTCCTGCTCGGGACGGCCGACCGCGTGTTCGCCAACACCGACTTCTTCGCGACGGGCAGCGCCGTGGGTGAGTACCGGCAAGGTCTGCACTTGCTGGCCGCCGCGGAGCGGGCCGGCGTGGAGCGTTTCATCTGGTCCTCGTTGGACAGTGCGGTGTCCCTGACCGGCCACCCCGTCCCGCACTTCGACAGCAAAGCCGCCGTCGCCGCCCACATCGACCTGATGCGGTCGGAGGAAATGCTCCGCAAGGAGACCGACGGCTGGTACACGGACCACGTCTCGGTACTGACCACGGCGCCGTACTTCGAGAACCTGCGGGACCGACTCACCCCCCGACCGGACGACCGGGGCGGCCTGACCTTCAGGCTCCCCCTCGGCACCGCCCACTACCCACTCGTCGCCCTCGACGACATCGCCTGGTTCGCCTGCCACATCTTCGACAACTGGCAGTCCTGGGGCGCCCGCGACCTCGCGGTGATCGGCGACAGCCTCACCGGCGACGAGATCGCCGCCACCTTCGCTCGGGTCACGGGCACCCCCAGCACCTACATCCCGATGCCGCACGACGACCTGCGCGCCGCCGTACCCGACTTCGGCCACGACTACGCAGCGATGTTCCAGTTCTTCGCCGACCGTGATCTCTACGCCCGAGACCGGGACATCAACCTCCTGCGCCGCCTGCACCCCGACTTGATGACCTTCGAGGACTGGCTGCACCACACCGGATGGACGGGACGACCACCCACGGTTTGA
- a CDS encoding ABC-F family ATP-binding cassette domain-containing protein: protein MASPTTAILCTDLSFEWPDGKPVLENFHLVVGPGRTGLIGLNGAGKSTLLRLLAGELTPTGGTVRIGGELGYLPQDLALDIGLRVDEALGIRARREALRAIESGDVAEEHFAVIGDDWDVEERAEATLDKLGLGALGLDRTVGELSGGEAVLLRLAALLLDRPDVLLLDEPTNNLDRAARERLYEAVESYSGVMVIVSHDRELLSYVDQIADLRDGEVHFYGGNFEDYEAALAVEQEAAERMVRVAESDVQRQKRELAEAQVKLARRVRYGKKMYENKREPKIVMGERKRQAQVSAGKHRTLHADRLADAQERLVAAEEAFREDAEIRIDLPRTEVPEGRTVVRMTDVALAHGGTVNLTLRGPERVGLVGGNGAGKTTLLRTIAGELAPLSGELLTPVTIRYLPQRLDLLDDKLSVVDNVKALAPGISDNLVRARLARFLFRGRRADRPAGTLSGGERFRATLAALLLADPPPQLLLLDEPSNNLDLASMRQLTEALESYRGAFVVVSHDVRFLRRLGLTRWLQLDGEGLRQVDPM, encoded by the coding sequence ATGGCATCACCTACCACCGCGATCCTCTGCACTGACCTCAGCTTCGAGTGGCCCGATGGCAAGCCCGTGCTGGAGAACTTCCACCTGGTCGTCGGGCCCGGCCGGACCGGGCTGATCGGCCTCAACGGGGCCGGCAAGTCCACCCTGCTGCGGCTGCTCGCCGGTGAGCTCACCCCGACTGGCGGAACCGTCCGGATCGGGGGCGAACTCGGTTATCTGCCGCAGGACTTGGCGCTGGACATCGGCCTGCGGGTGGACGAGGCGCTCGGCATCCGGGCGCGGCGGGAGGCATTGCGGGCAATCGAGTCCGGGGACGTCGCCGAGGAGCACTTCGCCGTGATCGGCGACGACTGGGACGTCGAGGAGCGGGCCGAGGCCACCCTCGACAAGCTCGGCCTCGGTGCGCTGGGGCTGGACCGCACCGTCGGCGAACTGTCCGGCGGCGAAGCGGTGTTGCTCCGGTTGGCGGCCCTGCTGCTGGACCGACCCGACGTGCTGCTGCTCGACGAGCCGACCAACAACCTGGACCGCGCCGCCCGCGAACGCCTGTACGAGGCGGTGGAGAGCTACTCCGGTGTGATGGTGATCGTGAGCCACGACCGGGAGTTGCTCTCCTATGTGGACCAGATCGCCGACCTGCGGGACGGCGAAGTCCACTTCTACGGCGGCAACTTCGAGGACTATGAGGCTGCGCTCGCCGTGGAGCAGGAGGCCGCCGAGCGGATGGTCCGGGTCGCCGAGAGCGATGTGCAGCGACAGAAGCGCGAACTCGCCGAGGCCCAGGTGAAGTTGGCTCGCCGGGTGCGCTACGGCAAGAAGATGTACGAGAACAAGCGGGAGCCCAAGATCGTGATGGGCGAACGCAAGCGGCAGGCCCAGGTCTCCGCAGGCAAGCACCGCACCCTGCACGCCGACCGGTTGGCCGACGCCCAGGAGCGGCTGGTCGCCGCGGAGGAGGCGTTCCGCGAGGACGCCGAGATCCGGATCGACCTGCCGCGCACCGAAGTTCCGGAGGGGCGCACCGTGGTGCGGATGACGGACGTCGCGCTGGCGCACGGCGGCACCGTCAACCTGACCCTGCGCGGCCCCGAGCGGGTCGGCCTGGTCGGCGGCAACGGCGCCGGCAAGACCACGCTGCTGCGCACCATCGCCGGTGAACTCGCACCGCTCAGCGGTGAGTTGCTGACACCAGTGACCATCCGCTACCTGCCGCAGCGACTCGACCTGCTGGACGACAAGCTCAGCGTGGTGGACAACGTCAAGGCGCTGGCGCCCGGGATCAGCGACAACCTGGTGCGGGCCCGGCTGGCGCGGTTCCTGTTCCGGGGGCGGCGTGCCGACCGGCCGGCCGGCACGCTCTCCGGCGGCGAGCGGTTCCGCGCCACCCTGGCGGCGCTGCTACTCGCAGACCCGCCACCGCAGTTGCTGCTGCTCGACGAGCCCAGCAACAACCTCGACCTGGCCAGCATGCGCCAGCTCACCGAGGCGCTGGAGTCGTACCGCGGTGCGTTCGTGGTGGTCAGCCACGACGTGCGGTTCCTGCGGCGGCTCGGGCTGACCCGCTGGTTGCAGCTGGACGGTGAGGGGCTGCGGCAGGTGGATCCGATGTAG
- a CDS encoding winged helix-turn-helix transcriptional regulator gives MREYPGSVFLADCPARLAIEIIADKWAVVVLFALSRKPCRHGELVDLIGGVSRKVLTQTLRRLQGYGLVDRHAETGKIEYVLTDLGRTLVKPIAVLTEWAHEHGAAVVEFQESRTD, from the coding sequence ATGCGTGAGTACCCCGGCAGCGTCTTCCTCGCCGACTGCCCGGCTCGGCTGGCGATCGAGATCATCGCCGACAAGTGGGCGGTGGTCGTGCTGTTCGCGTTGAGCCGGAAACCGTGCAGGCACGGCGAGTTGGTCGACCTGATCGGCGGAGTCTCGCGGAAGGTGCTGACCCAGACGCTGCGGCGGTTGCAGGGGTACGGCCTGGTCGACCGCCACGCCGAGACCGGGAAGATCGAGTACGTGCTGACGGACTTGGGCCGGACGCTGGTGAAGCCGATCGCCGTGCTGACCGAGTGGGCTCACGAGCACGGCGCGGCCGTGGTGGAATTCCAAGAGTCCAGAACGGACTGA
- a CDS encoding cupin domain-containing protein → MTEEAAANAPQAAPAVSVVGPGDGETIVLGTTRMRVLEDGSHTGHRLAIAESVLAPHTQGPPQHRHGRHDEGFYILSGTVRFTVGDEEYDATAGTLVMVPPGTPHTFANLTDQPAVMLSTFTPDLYVQYFRDLAAGLAGGRPLTPQANVDAMSRYATEPATDLA, encoded by the coding sequence ATGACCGAAGAAGCAGCGGCCAACGCGCCGCAGGCCGCCCCCGCCGTATCGGTGGTGGGTCCCGGCGACGGCGAGACGATCGTTCTGGGCACCACGCGCATGCGCGTCCTGGAGGACGGCAGCCACACCGGGCACCGCCTCGCGATCGCCGAGTCCGTCCTCGCCCCGCACACCCAGGGACCGCCGCAGCACCGCCACGGCCGGCACGACGAGGGCTTCTACATCCTCTCCGGCACCGTGCGGTTCACCGTCGGGGACGAGGAGTACGACGCCACCGCGGGCACGCTCGTGATGGTCCCGCCCGGCACCCCGCACACCTTCGCCAACCTGACCGACCAACCCGCCGTCATGCTCAGCACGTTCACCCCCGACCTGTACGTGCAGTACTTCCGAGACCTCGCGGCGGGGCTCGCCGGCGGCCGGCCGTTGACGCCGCAGGCCAATGTCGACGCAATGAGCCGCTACGCGACCGAGCCTGCCACCGACCTCGCCTGA
- a CDS encoding ArsR/SmtB family transcription factor has protein sequence MAEQPPAQEITDVEALRAFAHPMRQKIEQCLRRGPANSAALARELGESTGLVSYHLRQLAKHGFVEEVPELAKGRERWWRAVPGDRRFPPYSRQTPQMREALTEMHRLNLAELIDSARRFEEARDTLGPWADAALFSRATLRVDPGQLRAFFEEYIALLYRYSVPEGKAAPEARAVLVRLLGIPEIN, from the coding sequence ATGGCCGAACAACCGCCTGCCCAAGAGATCACCGATGTCGAGGCGCTGCGCGCCTTCGCGCACCCGATGCGGCAGAAGATCGAGCAATGCCTGCGCCGGGGACCGGCCAACTCGGCCGCTCTCGCACGCGAGTTGGGCGAGAGCACGGGGTTGGTCAGCTACCACCTGCGGCAGCTGGCCAAGCACGGCTTCGTCGAGGAGGTACCGGAGCTGGCGAAGGGGCGGGAGCGGTGGTGGCGGGCGGTGCCGGGGGACCGGCGGTTCCCGCCGTACAGCCGGCAGACGCCGCAGATGCGCGAGGCGCTGACCGAGATGCACCGGCTGAACCTCGCCGAACTGATCGACTCCGCCCGGCGGTTCGAGGAGGCGCGCGACACGCTGGGGCCCTGGGCCGACGCGGCGCTCTTCTCGCGCGCCACGCTCCGGGTCGACCCCGGCCAACTCCGCGCGTTCTTCGAGGAGTACATCGCGCTCCTCTACCGGTACTCGGTCCCGGAGGGCAAGGCAGCGCCCGAGGCGCGGGCCGTGCTCGTCCGGCTGCTCGGCATTCCCGAGATCAACTGA
- a CDS encoding polysaccharide deacetylase family protein — protein MRAVTEWPGGRKVVALITVALELWSPGHWPAYAPMAAAWPLPGIDDTHSTSWADYGVTTGIWRLLDVLGDLPATVGVNGLVAERHPETVMAVHEAGHEIAAHSWAQDVVPALLDVDAERTNIRRCTDILRRVTGVRPTGWMSPRATGSRHTDDLLTEAGYRWTGDHGDHDLPQILSTAHGPLVSLMHSDHSDVRDAAAGPYAYRDLHRELLDQLLAAPGPGVFRLTVHAHVGGRPPPRRHGRPDPRPHP, from the coding sequence ATGAGGGCAGTAACCGAATGGCCGGGCGGGCGGAAGGTCGTCGCGCTGATCACCGTCGCGTTGGAGCTGTGGTCACCAGGGCACTGGCCCGCCTACGCGCCGATGGCCGCGGCGTGGCCGCTGCCCGGCATCGACGACACCCACAGCACCTCCTGGGCGGACTACGGCGTCACCACCGGCATCTGGCGGCTGCTCGACGTCCTCGGTGACCTGCCCGCCACCGTCGGCGTCAACGGACTGGTGGCCGAGCGGCACCCCGAGACCGTCATGGCGGTCCACGAGGCGGGCCATGAGATCGCCGCACACTCCTGGGCCCAGGACGTGGTGCCCGCGCTGCTCGACGTCGATGCCGAGCGGACCAACATCCGTCGCTGCACCGACATCCTCCGCCGAGTCACCGGCGTTCGCCCGACGGGGTGGATGAGCCCACGCGCCACCGGTTCGAGGCACACCGACGACCTGCTCACCGAGGCCGGCTACCGCTGGACCGGCGACCACGGCGACCACGACCTCCCGCAGATCCTGTCCACCGCTCACGGTCCGCTGGTCTCCCTCATGCACAGCGACCACTCCGACGTCCGCGACGCCGCGGCCGGCCCGTACGCCTACCGCGACCTGCACCGTGAGCTACTGGACCAGCTGCTCGCCGCCCCCGGGCCAGGCGTCTTCCGCCTGACCGTCCACGCCCACGTCGGCGGCCGACCGCCTCCTCGCAGGCATGGTCGGCCGGATCCTCGACCACATCCGTGA
- a CDS encoding alpha/beta hydrolase family protein, with protein MLVSTRSALPIRAVLAVLSGALTGALLLLAAPVAYAGGDGLVRQEVTFRGGGGLLLHGTVLSKDGAPGPRPGIVLVGGSGAGPREEYRQEAEAFAQAGITTLVYDKRTVGYSRLHVDFGLLADDALAGVRLLQSRNTVNPRQVGLWGFSEGGWVAPLAASRSADVAFVVTIGGSGYDPLRTQAWNLATHLRHQGVDGPFRRTVADATAQLLGSAGLFPEGGYDPVPVLEQLHRTPVLALWGEHDTQVPPQESSRIFRETLARAGNQHAVIGFVAGGAHNGHRTTDGFDRIGGPLFDGRHLGELAPGYAQTMTSWVQAVAAGHPPASSAAPAPGQAIATTPVPSHAWYTWLAPALLLLGFAAYPASAVLRRGPVLRPVRWLAVFGLLAVVAAVACPLAVFVAGDGTAAPVVWGRPAMWLVVQGLAVAVVVSACVSAAALRRRRVAPSRALWLRLAPVGLAAVGFVPWAVWWGVAP; from the coding sequence GTGCTGGTCTCGACTCGTTCCGCATTACCGATACGCGCCGTACTGGCCGTCCTGTCCGGGGCGTTGACCGGCGCCCTCCTGCTGCTGGCCGCGCCGGTGGCGTACGCCGGTGGCGACGGGCTGGTCCGCCAGGAGGTCACCTTCCGGGGCGGCGGTGGGCTCCTCCTGCACGGCACCGTCCTCAGCAAGGACGGAGCACCCGGCCCGCGGCCCGGCATCGTGCTCGTCGGCGGCTCGGGTGCCGGGCCCCGGGAGGAGTACCGGCAGGAGGCCGAGGCGTTCGCGCAGGCCGGGATCACCACGCTCGTCTACGACAAGCGGACCGTCGGCTACTCCCGGCTCCACGTGGACTTCGGTCTGCTCGCCGACGACGCACTCGCCGGAGTGCGGCTGCTGCAGTCCAGGAACACGGTGAACCCGCGCCAGGTCGGCCTGTGGGGGTTCAGCGAGGGGGGCTGGGTGGCGCCGCTGGCCGCGTCGCGCTCGGCCGACGTAGCGTTCGTCGTCACCATCGGCGGCTCCGGCTACGACCCGCTGCGCACCCAGGCCTGGAACCTCGCCACACACCTGCGCCACCAGGGGGTGGACGGACCGTTCCGACGCACCGTGGCCGACGCGACCGCTCAACTCCTGGGCTCGGCCGGGCTGTTCCCCGAGGGGGGCTACGACCCCGTGCCGGTGCTCGAACAGCTGCACCGAACGCCGGTGCTGGCGCTGTGGGGTGAGCACGACACGCAGGTGCCGCCCCAGGAGAGCTCGCGGATCTTCCGCGAGACACTGGCCCGCGCGGGCAACCAGCACGCCGTCATCGGCTTCGTCGCCGGCGGTGCGCACAACGGGCACCGTACGACGGACGGGTTCGACCGGATCGGCGGCCCGCTCTTCGACGGCAGGCACCTGGGCGAGCTGGCGCCCGGCTATGCGCAGACCATGACCTCATGGGTGCAGGCCGTGGCCGCCGGCCACCCCCCGGCGTCGAGTGCCGCCCCCGCACCCGGGCAGGCGATCGCCACGACCCCCGTACCGAGCCATGCCTGGTACACCTGGCTTGCCCCGGCGTTGCTGCTTCTCGGCTTCGCCGCCTATCCGGCGAGTGCCGTCCTGCGCCGGGGCCCAGTCCTGCGCCCGGTACGGTGGTTGGCCGTGTTCGGCCTGCTGGCGGTCGTGGCGGCGGTGGCCTGCCCGCTCGCCGTCTTCGTGGCGGGGGACGGTACGGCGGCGCCCGTCGTGTGGGGCCGTCCGGCGATGTGGCTGGTGGTGCAGGGGCTCGCCGTCGCCGTGGTGGTGTCCGCCTGCGTCTCGGCAGCCGCACTCCGGCGCCGACGGGTGGCGCCGAGCCGGGCGCTCTGGCTGCGCCTGGCCCCAGTGGGGCTGGCCGCGGTCGGGTTCGTGCCGTGGGCGGTGTGGTGGGGCGTTGCTCCGTGA